One segment of Arthrobacter sp. MMS18-M83 DNA contains the following:
- a CDS encoding SAF domain-containing protein translates to MSATTAAAAARLKKPSWRDPRLLVGILLVLASLAGVIALVGTADRTIQVYAAREPIAVGQRVSKDDLAVVKVRLDDVESSYVTLADGLPEGRVAVQRIAKNQLVPQESLGAADTLNRKPVAISIQESLPSQAVAGSRVDVWVSLPDARNGFGTPQLLLPSAEIAQVTEGASTLGASKEKVVLVLVTDEQMPKLLGAQANKAKVAVVWNPGGGGK, encoded by the coding sequence GTGAGTGCAACTACCGCGGCCGCTGCAGCGCGGCTCAAGAAACCGTCATGGAGGGATCCGCGCCTTTTGGTAGGGATTCTATTGGTCCTGGCATCGTTGGCTGGAGTCATCGCCCTCGTTGGAACCGCGGACCGCACTATCCAGGTGTATGCGGCGCGCGAGCCGATTGCCGTGGGTCAGAGAGTCAGCAAGGACGATCTTGCGGTCGTCAAGGTGCGGCTAGACGATGTCGAGTCCAGCTACGTGACTCTGGCGGATGGCCTGCCCGAAGGGAGGGTCGCCGTCCAAAGAATCGCCAAGAATCAACTTGTCCCGCAGGAAAGCCTGGGAGCGGCCGATACGCTGAACCGCAAGCCTGTTGCGATCTCGATTCAGGAGTCCCTGCCTTCCCAGGCTGTAGCTGGATCCCGCGTGGACGTCTGGGTTTCGCTCCCTGACGCTCGTAACGGCTTCGGCACGCCGCAGCTATTGTTGCCCAGCGCGGAAATCGCCCAGGTTACCGAGGGCGCTTCCACGCTCGGCGCGTCCAAGGAGAAGGTAGTGCTGGTACTTGTGACCGACGAGCAGATGCCGAAACTTCTTGGCGCACAGGCGAACAAAGCGAAGGTTGCCGTGGTCTGGAACCCGGGCGGCGGCGGCAAATGA
- a CDS encoding sensor histidine kinase, with amino-acid sequence MAIFTDPIREHADFGPGDAEWLHLLVGDWQMVADLAFADLALWFPHPEFGYIALAHVRPSTSHTVFHADFVGEGIRSDLQPIVDKAWSSRSIERSSETSWSSEMALRVEAVPMVRNGRTLAVVTSHMDLSSSRMPSRLELTYRQCAYDLLRMGTLGLWPDFASPTGSRRGAPRVGDGLIRLDADGIVQYASPNGVSAFRRLGEVETLEGRSLAEVTAGLLKDRRMVDETLPLVVTGRMPWRSEIESRGVSLSLRAIPLRDEKHRFGALVLCRDVSELRRRELELVTKDATIREIHHRVKNNLQTVAALLRMQSRRMVSDEAKQGLEQAMRRVATIALVHETLSQGLTQSVDFDELIGRQFRLSAEVASPSQHVRTERSGLFGELPSDFATPLALVINELVTNAVEHGLEGRAGTVWLIADRSTGESGDELLTVTIADDGVGLPEGSYTEGLGLQIVRTLVTSELGGSIRWMPRDGGGTAVEIVLSLVRS; translated from the coding sequence GTGGCAATCTTTACAGACCCCATCAGGGAGCATGCTGATTTCGGGCCTGGAGATGCCGAATGGCTGCACCTCCTGGTCGGCGACTGGCAGATGGTCGCCGACCTTGCGTTCGCGGACTTGGCTCTATGGTTTCCGCATCCTGAATTCGGCTACATCGCGTTGGCACACGTCAGGCCGTCGACGAGCCACACGGTGTTTCATGCGGACTTCGTGGGGGAGGGCATCCGATCGGATCTGCAACCGATAGTCGACAAGGCATGGTCCAGCCGTTCAATCGAACGCTCTAGTGAAACGAGCTGGAGCAGCGAGATGGCGTTGCGGGTTGAAGCCGTGCCTATGGTCAGGAACGGACGGACCCTAGCCGTCGTCACGTCGCATATGGACCTCTCCAGTTCACGAATGCCTTCCCGTCTGGAGCTGACTTACCGGCAGTGTGCCTACGATCTGCTGCGGATGGGAACCCTGGGGCTGTGGCCTGACTTCGCTTCACCTACGGGCTCTCGCCGAGGCGCGCCGCGTGTCGGCGACGGCCTGATCAGGCTCGACGCAGACGGCATCGTGCAGTATGCGAGCCCAAACGGTGTCTCCGCCTTCCGCCGCCTCGGAGAGGTGGAGACTTTGGAAGGGCGGTCCCTTGCAGAGGTAACCGCAGGACTCCTCAAAGACCGGCGCATGGTGGACGAGACTTTGCCCCTGGTTGTGACCGGCAGGATGCCGTGGCGGAGCGAGATCGAGTCCCGCGGCGTCAGCCTGTCATTGCGCGCAATTCCGTTGCGCGATGAAAAGCATCGTTTCGGCGCCCTGGTTTTGTGCCGCGACGTGTCAGAACTGCGACGCCGCGAGCTCGAGCTTGTAACCAAAGATGCCACCATCCGTGAAATCCACCACCGTGTCAAAAACAATCTGCAGACAGTGGCTGCCTTGCTGCGCATGCAGTCGCGACGCATGGTCAGCGATGAGGCGAAGCAAGGCCTGGAACAGGCAATGCGGCGGGTCGCGACCATTGCGCTAGTGCACGAGACCCTTTCGCAGGGGCTCACGCAGAGCGTGGACTTTGACGAGCTGATCGGACGCCAGTTCCGGCTCTCGGCCGAAGTAGCGTCCCCTTCCCAGCATGTCCGGACCGAGCGTTCAGGTCTTTTCGGTGAATTGCCGAGCGACTTTGCCACGCCTCTCGCTCTGGTCATCAATGAGCTCGTGACAAACGCCGTGGAGCACGGCCTCGAAGGCCGGGCGGGCACAGTATGGCTGATAGCCGATCGTTCGACGGGAGAGAGCGGCGACGAACTCCTGACCGTGACGATTGCCGATGATGGCGTTGGGCTGCCCGAGGGGTCCTACACGGAAGGCCTCGGCCTTCAGATTGTGCGGACGCTTGTCACGAGCGAGTTGGGGGGCAGCATCCGGTGGATGCCCCGAGATGGGGGTGGCACCGCCGTCGAGATCGTCCTGAGCTTGGTGCGAAGCTGA
- a CDS encoding NAD-glutamate dehydrogenase translates to MSSGSSVEDRSKPAVVREGFFGDYYEHLAEEDARRYAAEQLTSRAEAHREVGKSRKPGTANVKIANEADRSILYIATDDMPFLVDSVNAELVRQNCAIRLVMHPLFVVSRDHLTGDISAIARVPSNIGISSGDTAAMPNVAHLIAQGDNVSHMESWIAVEVDRVADDFQKELVDGIHRVLNDVRAAVEDWPKMRTKALELASSLDRVAHPEDIAELRQAQDLLRWLDNGNFTFLGYREYDLITENGEDVLELREASGLGLLRAGDHPHQIQHLTDAGRRKAREKRALVITKANSRSTVHRPAYLDYIGVKSFDLAGNVNGERRFIGLFATSAYTGSVRNIPIVREKVDAVLRSAGFPQDSHSGKDLVGILETYPRDELFQIETDDLATTALGIQRLQERRRTKLFLRPDIYGRFMSALVYLPRDRYTTNVRQRIEQELRETFEAESIDYEARITESALARVFFRIRLPREAELRDVDAGELEKRLVRASRSWAEGIAEVLRENRSASDAEALSALWTDAFPAGYRVDYEVEDALQDIERFEKYGATTDRDAVAVQAAPGVHVYLPDGAGELLEEDARVKLYLLEPKSLSQILPYFHNLGLEVLDERPFEIETSDHRDFFLYDLGLKYPAGVDPVATGRLLADSFSAAVTGAVESDSFDRLVLREGIHWRQVVMLRAYAKYMRQMGNTNSFEFIADTLLANPEVARGLIDLFGARFDPASADAARPARQDTARARLAEAIDEVATLDADRVLRTFVNLIESTLRTNFFQGKSYVSFKLDPTKIEGLPFPRPKYEIWVYSPRVEGVHLRFGKVARGGLRWSDRREDFRTEILGLVKAQTVKNAVIVPTGAKGGFFAKQLPDPAIDRAAWMAEGIESYKTFIRGLLDLTDNLVTTPDGEKIVPPSDVVRQDDDDSYLVVAADKGTATFSDTANGLAAEYGFWLGDAFASGGSIGYDHKAMGITARGAWESVKRHFSELDLDTQTEEFTVVGVGDMSGDVFGNGMLLSKHIRLLAAFDHRHIFLDPTPDADSSFDERQRLFDLPRSSWDDYDRSLISAGGGVFPRQAKVIPISPEVRSALGLPDGTVQLSPPELLRAILLAPADLLYNGGIGTYIKASTESHAEVGDKANDGIRVNGRELRVKVVGEGGNLGMTQRGRIEAALQGVILNTDAIDNSAGVDCSDHEVNIKIFVDRMVAAGKLDASERTSFLADMTDEVGRLVLEDNIDQNILLLNDRTRVAEWSPSYERLMDWLEKSADLKRDLEALPTTDTLRERLEQGQGLTSPELSVLAAYAKIELGSALRDSDLADDPWFRKTIRSYFPKQLRERFDAELDTHPLRREIIATVVANDMINLGGITFAFRTMEETSATEVAVAKAFVALREIYELDSMVRELNALPASFPTEHWSTVHLDIRRLLDRAVRWLLSQGNASKAISEVVAEFKPMMDPMRARVLDYLRGSDKERVTGWLEKARVWGLPEMLAHRWAELFESFVLLDVAKIAQSREARVEDVSNVYYTVFDRFHVDSLLERITALPRDDRWQALARAALRDDLYSTVADMTTSVLESTDAGLDAEARLRAWEDLNAEQLGRAKSMFDEVNALEADDMASLSVALRLLRSIVRR, encoded by the coding sequence ATGTCGTCAGGATCCAGCGTGGAGGATCGTTCCAAACCTGCAGTAGTCCGTGAAGGATTCTTCGGTGACTATTACGAGCATCTCGCAGAGGAGGATGCCCGCAGATACGCTGCCGAGCAACTGACCTCAAGGGCAGAAGCGCACCGGGAAGTCGGGAAGAGCCGCAAACCGGGCACTGCCAACGTCAAGATCGCCAACGAGGCAGATCGCAGCATTCTGTACATCGCTACCGATGACATGCCTTTTCTCGTGGATTCGGTGAATGCCGAGCTCGTACGTCAGAACTGCGCCATCCGGCTCGTCATGCACCCGCTCTTCGTGGTTTCGCGTGATCACCTGACGGGCGATATCTCCGCCATCGCCCGGGTGCCTTCCAACATAGGTATCTCGAGCGGTGACACTGCAGCGATGCCGAATGTCGCCCACCTCATCGCGCAAGGCGACAACGTCTCCCATATGGAGTCCTGGATCGCAGTCGAGGTTGACAGGGTGGCGGACGACTTCCAGAAGGAACTCGTAGACGGAATCCACCGCGTCCTCAACGACGTCCGCGCCGCCGTCGAAGACTGGCCCAAGATGCGCACCAAGGCGCTGGAACTGGCATCGTCCCTGGACAGGGTGGCGCACCCCGAAGACATCGCCGAGCTCAGGCAAGCGCAGGACCTCCTGCGCTGGTTGGACAACGGCAATTTCACGTTCTTGGGTTACCGGGAATACGACCTCATCACCGAGAACGGTGAAGACGTCCTTGAGTTGCGGGAAGCGAGCGGCTTGGGACTCCTGAGGGCAGGGGACCACCCGCATCAAATCCAGCACCTCACCGACGCCGGACGCAGGAAGGCCCGCGAAAAGCGTGCCTTGGTCATCACCAAGGCCAACTCGCGCTCTACTGTGCACCGCCCCGCGTACCTGGATTACATAGGGGTCAAGAGCTTCGATCTTGCAGGCAACGTCAATGGCGAGCGCCGCTTCATTGGGCTCTTCGCCACCAGCGCGTACACCGGTTCCGTACGGAACATCCCCATTGTCCGGGAAAAGGTCGACGCCGTGCTCCGCTCGGCGGGTTTCCCGCAGGACTCCCACTCGGGTAAGGACCTCGTGGGTATTCTCGAGACCTACCCACGTGACGAGCTCTTCCAGATTGAGACCGACGATCTGGCCACGACCGCGTTGGGCATCCAGAGGCTTCAGGAGCGGCGCCGTACGAAGCTCTTCCTACGCCCTGATATTTACGGACGGTTCATGTCCGCACTGGTTTACCTGCCCCGCGACCGCTACACCACCAACGTCCGGCAGCGTATTGAACAGGAACTCCGGGAGACATTCGAAGCCGAGAGCATCGACTATGAAGCCCGCATCACGGAGTCCGCGCTAGCGAGGGTTTTCTTCCGCATCCGGCTGCCGCGTGAGGCGGAACTTCGCGACGTCGACGCCGGAGAGCTCGAAAAGCGCCTCGTCCGGGCCTCGCGGTCCTGGGCAGAAGGAATTGCGGAGGTGCTCCGCGAAAACAGGAGCGCTTCGGACGCCGAGGCGCTGTCCGCCCTCTGGACGGATGCATTCCCCGCTGGCTACCGCGTTGACTACGAAGTCGAGGACGCCCTTCAAGACATTGAGCGTTTCGAGAAGTACGGCGCCACGACGGATCGCGATGCCGTCGCCGTCCAGGCGGCTCCTGGAGTGCATGTCTACCTGCCCGATGGTGCCGGAGAGCTCCTTGAAGAGGATGCCCGCGTTAAGCTCTACCTCCTGGAACCCAAGAGCCTGAGCCAGATCCTGCCCTACTTCCACAACCTCGGCCTTGAGGTTCTGGACGAGCGGCCATTCGAAATCGAGACTTCCGACCACAGGGACTTCTTCCTCTACGACCTCGGCCTGAAGTACCCCGCCGGCGTCGACCCCGTGGCTACCGGCCGGCTCCTGGCGGATTCCTTCAGTGCTGCCGTGACCGGAGCGGTGGAATCCGACAGTTTCGACCGCCTGGTGCTCCGCGAGGGGATCCATTGGCGGCAAGTGGTGATGCTCCGCGCTTATGCGAAGTACATGCGCCAGATGGGGAACACCAACTCCTTCGAGTTCATTGCGGACACACTCCTCGCCAACCCCGAGGTTGCACGAGGCCTGATTGATCTCTTCGGAGCCCGCTTCGATCCTGCATCAGCTGACGCCGCGCGTCCGGCCCGCCAGGACACTGCCCGCGCCAGACTCGCCGAAGCGATCGACGAAGTCGCAACGCTCGACGCCGACCGCGTCCTGCGGACTTTCGTCAACCTCATCGAGTCGACGCTGCGCACGAACTTCTTCCAAGGCAAGTCCTACGTTAGCTTCAAGCTGGATCCGACCAAGATCGAGGGTCTGCCCTTCCCGCGGCCAAAGTACGAGATTTGGGTGTACTCGCCCCGCGTTGAAGGCGTGCACTTGCGCTTCGGCAAGGTGGCTCGAGGCGGCTTGCGGTGGTCGGACCGCCGCGAGGACTTCCGGACCGAGATCCTCGGCCTGGTCAAGGCACAGACGGTTAAGAATGCCGTCATCGTGCCCACCGGCGCCAAAGGCGGTTTCTTTGCGAAGCAGCTCCCCGATCCGGCAATTGACCGCGCAGCTTGGATGGCGGAAGGTATCGAGAGCTACAAGACTTTCATTCGCGGCCTGCTCGACCTCACCGACAACCTTGTGACTACCCCCGACGGCGAAAAGATCGTGCCGCCGTCTGACGTTGTCCGTCAGGATGACGATGATTCGTACCTGGTGGTGGCTGCGGACAAGGGCACGGCAACGTTCTCGGACACTGCCAACGGCCTGGCTGCCGAGTACGGATTCTGGCTGGGGGACGCATTCGCTTCCGGTGGCTCCATCGGCTACGACCACAAGGCCATGGGCATCACAGCCCGCGGCGCTTGGGAATCGGTCAAACGCCACTTCAGCGAGCTCGACCTAGACACCCAGACCGAGGAATTTACCGTGGTTGGCGTCGGCGACATGTCCGGTGACGTGTTCGGAAATGGAATGCTTCTCTCCAAGCACATCCGCCTGTTGGCCGCCTTCGACCACCGCCATATCTTCCTGGACCCGACGCCGGACGCTGATTCCTCCTTCGATGAGCGGCAGCGTCTCTTCGATCTGCCGCGTTCCTCCTGGGATGACTATGATCGCTCGCTCATCAGTGCAGGGGGCGGGGTGTTCCCGCGCCAGGCCAAGGTCATTCCGATCTCGCCGGAGGTCCGCAGCGCCCTCGGCCTGCCGGACGGAACGGTCCAGCTGAGCCCTCCGGAACTTCTGCGCGCAATACTCCTCGCCCCGGCAGATCTCCTGTACAACGGTGGGATCGGGACGTACATCAAGGCAAGCACTGAGTCACATGCTGAGGTGGGGGACAAAGCCAACGACGGCATTCGCGTGAACGGGCGCGAGCTGCGCGTCAAGGTTGTTGGCGAAGGCGGCAACCTCGGCATGACGCAACGCGGACGCATCGAAGCAGCACTGCAGGGCGTTATCCTCAACACTGATGCCATCGACAACTCTGCGGGCGTGGACTGCTCCGACCATGAGGTCAACATCAAGATCTTCGTCGACCGCATGGTTGCTGCCGGAAAACTTGATGCTTCCGAGCGCACATCCTTCCTCGCCGACATGACCGACGAGGTTGGGCGCCTTGTGCTCGAAGACAACATTGATCAGAACATCCTGTTGCTCAACGACCGCACACGCGTCGCCGAATGGAGCCCGAGCTACGAGCGCCTGATGGACTGGCTCGAGAAGTCTGCTGATCTCAAGCGGGACCTTGAAGCCCTGCCGACCACCGACACACTGCGCGAGAGGTTGGAACAGGGCCAAGGCCTGACGTCTCCGGAACTTTCCGTCCTCGCCGCATACGCCAAGATTGAATTGGGATCGGCATTGCGCGACAGCGACCTGGCGGACGATCCTTGGTTCCGTAAGACCATCCGCTCGTACTTCCCGAAGCAGCTCCGGGAACGGTTCGATGCCGAACTGGACACGCATCCCTTGCGTCGTGAGATCATCGCGACGGTGGTTGCAAACGACATGATCAACCTGGGCGGCATTACCTTCGCTTTCCGCACGATGGAGGAGACCTCGGCCACCGAGGTTGCCGTTGCGAAGGCGTTTGTCGCTCTCCGGGAGATCTACGAGCTCGACTCGATGGTGAGGGAGCTCAACGCCCTGCCGGCTTCGTTCCCCACGGAACACTGGAGCACCGTGCACCTCGACATCCGGAGGCTTCTGGACCGCGCCGTCCGCTGGTTGCTGAGCCAGGGTAACGCTTCAAAGGCGATCTCGGAGGTCGTTGCCGAGTTCAAGCCGATGATGGATCCAATGAGGGCTCGGGTGCTCGACTACCTGCGCGGTAGCGACAAGGAGCGGGTGACCGGTTGGCTTGAAAAGGCACGTGTGTGGGGCTTGCCGGAAATGCTTGCCCATCGCTGGGCTGAGCTTTTCGAGAGCTTCGTGCTCTTGGATGTAGCCAAGATCGCGCAAAGTCGAGAGGCCCGAGTGGAAGATGTCAGCAACGTCTACTACACGGTATTTGACCGCTTCCATGTTGATTCGCTGCTCGAGCGGATCACCGCACTCCCGCGGGACGATCGCTGGCAGGCGCTTGCCCGTGCAGCTCTGCGAGACGATCTTTATTCGACCGTGGCGGACATGACGACGTCGGTGCTCGAGTCAACCGACGCCGGTCTCGACGCCGAAGCCCGTTTGCGGGCTTGGGAGGACCTCAACGCCGAGCAGTTGGGCCGCGCGAAGAGCATGTTTGACGAGGTGAACGCGCTGGAGGCAGACGACATGGCTTCGCTATCGGTAGCATTGAGGCTCTTGAGGTCAATCGTTCGACGCTAG
- a CDS encoding WhiB family transcriptional regulator yields MDWRNRAACLDKDPELFFPVGNTGPALLQIEEAKSVCRRCPVVDTCLQWALESGQDAGVWGGMSEDERRALKRRAARARRAS; encoded by the coding sequence ATGGATTGGCGTAACCGCGCAGCCTGCCTTGACAAGGACCCGGAGCTTTTCTTCCCAGTAGGCAACACCGGCCCTGCGCTTCTCCAGATCGAAGAAGCGAAGAGTGTCTGCCGTCGCTGTCCTGTCGTGGACACATGCCTTCAGTGGGCTCTCGAATCGGGCCAGGACGCCGGCGTCTGGGGCGGAATGAGCGAAGACGAGCGCCGCGCACTCAAGCGCCGCGCCGCCCGGGCACGCCGCGCTTCCTAA
- a CDS encoding AAA family ATPase: MNIPVVTVGQSQEDLVGGLERLHGPVTVVRRCGELAELLAACQSGLARAAVVAEGTEELTASLVDRLAAVGVSIVALSDDSVEVARLRGLGVVTASLGVDSATLASSIFDSVAQLSGQGSRRPGERDSGYADTAAELRPSDVEEAAEPAPAGAGRIIAVWGPTGAPGRTLVAVNIAAELAAEGKPVILVDADSYGASVAASLGLLDESAGLAQACRLADQGLLDAESLKRIAAPVFTRSGSFRVLTGITRADRWTELRASALSSVLEHAMDIADIVVVDAGFCLEADEELSFDSMAPRRNAATLRSIELADTVYAVGAADAIGVPRLVRGLAELERAVPQAAPLVVLNKVRAASAGRSPERELRDAWERYGPGSGIEVFLPSDTEACDAALLSGAVLLEAAPESALRHAIARLVCAPGQQNSKSSVIYSRARRRLKR; encoded by the coding sequence ATGAATATCCCCGTTGTCACCGTCGGGCAGTCACAGGAAGATTTGGTAGGGGGACTCGAGCGGCTCCACGGGCCGGTAACGGTCGTCCGCCGGTGTGGTGAACTCGCCGAACTGCTGGCCGCGTGCCAAAGCGGTCTCGCGCGTGCAGCGGTCGTAGCCGAAGGTACTGAGGAGCTGACGGCGTCGCTGGTCGACCGGCTGGCGGCCGTCGGCGTGTCCATTGTTGCCCTGAGCGACGACTCGGTGGAGGTGGCCCGCCTGCGCGGTCTCGGCGTCGTGACAGCGTCGTTGGGGGTGGATTCTGCGACGCTGGCTTCCAGTATCTTCGATTCAGTAGCCCAACTGTCCGGGCAGGGGAGCCGACGCCCGGGGGAGCGGGATTCCGGTTATGCGGACACGGCCGCGGAACTCCGCCCATCCGATGTTGAGGAAGCAGCGGAACCCGCGCCTGCAGGGGCCGGCCGGATCATCGCGGTCTGGGGACCCACTGGAGCGCCGGGCCGAACGCTTGTGGCCGTCAACATCGCCGCAGAACTCGCGGCCGAAGGTAAGCCCGTGATCCTTGTGGATGCGGACAGCTATGGGGCCAGCGTCGCGGCCTCGCTGGGCCTGCTAGACGAATCCGCCGGATTGGCGCAGGCCTGCCGGTTGGCCGACCAGGGGCTTCTGGACGCTGAATCCCTCAAGCGGATAGCCGCGCCTGTCTTCACCAGGTCGGGGAGCTTCCGCGTTCTTACAGGCATCACGCGGGCGGACCGGTGGACTGAACTCCGTGCCTCTGCCCTCTCCTCGGTGCTCGAACACGCCATGGACATTGCCGACATCGTTGTGGTCGATGCAGGATTTTGCCTTGAGGCCGATGAGGAACTCAGTTTTGACAGCATGGCACCCCGGCGCAATGCCGCCACTCTTCGCAGTATCGAACTGGCGGACACCGTGTACGCGGTGGGCGCAGCCGATGCCATCGGGGTTCCACGACTCGTGCGTGGCCTTGCAGAGCTCGAACGGGCAGTCCCGCAGGCGGCTCCCCTCGTGGTTTTGAACAAGGTCCGGGCAGCATCGGCGGGCCGGTCACCTGAACGCGAGCTTCGCGACGCATGGGAGCGGTACGGACCTGGCTCTGGCATCGAGGTGTTCCTTCCGTCCGACACTGAAGCCTGCGACGCCGCATTGCTATCCGGTGCCGTGCTCCTCGAAGCAGCGCCCGAATCTGCCTTGCGGCACGCAATCGCCAGATTGGTCTGTGCACCTGGCCAGCAAAACAGCAAATCCTCTGTCATTTATTCCAGAGCAAGGCGACGGCTAAAGCGTTAG